Genomic DNA from Perognathus longimembris pacificus isolate PPM17 chromosome 6, ASM2315922v1, whole genome shotgun sequence:
ATGTTTCAGTTATGTAAGTACTTGGTAATACTTGCCATTTAAATGTGCCTTATCCATACTCAGAATACTTTGCCCTCTATAAATAATACACTATAAATCATCGCTATCGCGTCTTAGTTTTCTTGTTCAAGTAAGAGATTGAAAAGAACAAGGTTTTGTTAAagcctaggggaaaaaaaaaaaaaaaaacaacaacctcccGAAGCAATGTGACATGGGCGAAACCTTTTATGGTCCTTTGGAATGTTTTCAAAAGTACAACACCATTTGCGTTACTTCTTGCTATGGATTTGAATTGCATCCCTCACCCTCACTTCTAAATTCTTAGATAGAAGCCTAAATTCCTAAGGTGAGTGTCTAACATGAATCAAGGAGGTCATTCATGTTAAATGGGGCCACAAGGGCCTCTGTATCTTGTAGGATACAGAATAGAAGATGAGGAATAGATAGCAGAGCTCTTTCTGTTTTGTGTAGAAACAGAGGGAAGGAATCTGTCTATCTGGAAGTTGGTACTTCGCCAAGTAATGAATTGCCCAGAATCTTGACTTTAGACTTTGTCAGCTTCTAGAACAATGAGAAATAGGTCTCTGTTACTTAGCCATCTGATTAATCTTTTTAGAACAGCTGAAGTACACTACTGAtggttctctgtctctctgtgtctctctgtctctgtctctgtctctctctctgtgcatatgtgcgtgcatgtgtgtgagcttgtgtgcacatgtgctggtcctgggcttgaactcagagtctgagtactgtccctgaactgttctaccacttgaaccacagctccacttctggctttttttttctctcctccctccctccctccctccctccctccctccctccctccctccctccctccctccctccctccctccctccctccctccctcccttccttctttgttgtttattggaaataagagtcacacaaacttccctgccaggctggctttgaaccatgatcctcagatctcagcctcctgagtatctaggattagaagcatgacccactggcacccagttaaaATGGTTCCAATATGCTTTcatgtaaataatttatttttcttaagtaattCTGAAACTACCCCTATATGGAATGGCTAAGTGTTCAtgcaactgaccaaaaactgcccAAGGGCAGGTCTCTTGAGAGTTTTAGAGTTCCTGAGGCTGGGGTCCCTCTAGAGATGGGTGGTCAACACTGCCCTGGCACCTGTTTCATGCTGTTACTACCTCAGTGACCTCTTGCCCCGAGGGAGGTCTTTCATATCCTGGAACTCTGAGGCAGAAAAGATGTCACAGAAGCATGGACATTctttgaagtattttttaaaaatcaataacagAGGTTTATTACAGTTCTGGAAGCTATGGAGTTAAAGATCAAGTTAGCAGCAgtgttcgttgttgttgtttgtatggTGAGGGGTTCTCCATGCTTCCAAGTTAATTCCTTATTGCAGGATGTTCTGGAGGGAAAGAGCATAATCCTCActtggaggaagaggagagaagcagaAACAACCAAAGCTGTTTCTCCCATCCATTTCACAAGGCACTAATCTATTCATGAAGGCAGAGCACTGACGACTTCCTAACTTCCCCAAAGTCTCCAAAGTCTCCTCCACAGTGGGACCTAAGTTTCGACATTAACTTCAGAGGCatcacattcaaaccatagcatcaGACATGTGGGATGGCTATGGAATTGGGTAACAGAAACACCATGTGGGCCAAAGTTTCCTGGGATTAGAGCTGAAGAAGCAGATTTGGATAATTTGTTCTGACCTTTAAAGTTGCCAAGGATTATATGGCTGTCCAGAGTCCCAGCTCTTCTTTCAAATTGAGTGACAGTATGCCAAGTGCTGGACCATCATCACTCATCTATTTTCAGGAATGGGAGTAttagttttatggtttttttttttttggccagtcctgggccttggactcagggcctgagcactgtccctggcttcttcccgctcaaggctagcactctgccacttgagccacagcgccgcttctggccgttttctgtatatgtggtgctggggaatcgaacctagggcctcctgtgtccgaggcaggcactcttgccactaggctatatccccagccctagttttatgGTTTTTGTAACGCAAAAGGAAGTTTGCTCTTCCTCTATCCACTTGGTTGAGTTCAGTGACATACATTCAACACCATGCAATCCTTATTAGATAtatcctgtctttaaaaaaaaatcattttattatattgccggtcctggggcttgaactcagggcctgagaggtgtctctgaacttttttacttaaggccaATACTcttatacttgagccacagctctacttctggatttttggtcattaattgaagcaaagagtctcatgggctttttatccaggctggctttgaaccatggccctcaaatctcagtctcctgagtagctatgatagtatgagtcactggtaaTTGGCTTTAAAAGTTTTTTGAAATGTCTTTTATTTACATATGGTTGTACCCAAGgcttacaatttaacatgtccatgtaTGTGTCCAGTACACTTGATCAGAGTCACCTCTTTCGTGATTCCTTGCCCATGGGTCATGCCAAGCTTCCCCCTACGTTCTCATGTACTTCCATTGAGTGCCATGACTGTATTCATCCACCTTTCCcttctccattcatctaccctttcTCATGAGTTACTTTCCATTCAAAACAGTTCCTGTTTCCTGATCCTCATTTTGCGGTCTGTTGATTGTTCCAGGAGTTGATCCCATGGTGCACTCCTATTTATGCAATACCTAAGTCAGCTTGGTCATGCACATATAAATGTGCCCTTGTGTGTTTACCTCAGACAGGGAAAGGACCATCTGACTCACTATCTGGTGGATCAAATTTTAGAGAGTTCTGTGTAATTCAACAGGGCCATGAGAGGAATAAGTTtatataaggtttttttttttgttttttttttttttgacagaggcttgaatttagggcctgggcactgcccctgagcatttttgtttgctcaagactggcattctgtctatcacttgagccacaccacttccacttccagctttttgctgtttatttacaGACAAAAGTTTCACATTTACTGACTGGCCTGGTTTTGAACATCCATTCTTAGatatcagtcttctgagtagctaggattgcaggtatgagccaccagtgcctatgtTATATAGCTTTTTGAGGcagttgattttgttttcatgcACCCAGGCAATAGGTATGGAAAAAATTTTAAGCACTTTCTTTGTCTTAATTAGATGGCATTACAGTACTCATTATAATAGATAATAGTTGACGTTAGTCAGAACAACTAACTTTCTAATTGAATTGATAAACCAATCAGTTCCCCTAAGGGGCTTTATAGAATACTACATAGAATGAGAATAATTAGATATATTTGTACAATATGgtgaaaattaaaagtaaaaaaatatatgattTGTAACTGTAATTTAgggtgttggatttttttttcaatgacaaTTATCATCAGAGGTTCTCTAGGGAAATTGTTAGAAAAATTTACTTGAACTTTTACAAGTGGAAGAGCTTGAGCCCCAAATTAAACAAGCAGATGGATATCAATTTTTAAATGCACAATTTGCATGTTTTCTATTTACTTAAAGATTGGCTTTATTCTTTGAAGCAAAAGAAATATTCTGTTAGCTGAGCCCAGCCCCGgtgcctcatgtctataattttagctactcaggaggtttaagGTAAACTGGCACtgttaaattactttttaaaaattaattaatttatttattgtcaaagtgataaacAGAGGTCAAGTTGGAGcttggtgccggtggctcacacctgtaatcctggctgttcaggaggctgagatctgatattttttggttcaaagccagctatgtcaggaaagtctgtgagactcttatctccactagcTACACTCCTTCCccattccttccccctccctgtccccaacacaaaagctgaaagtggagcactggcttaagtggtagagtgctagccttgagcaaaaagcagctcagggacagtactcaggccctgagttcaagccccagcatcagctcccacatgcacacacacacacacacacacacacacacacacacatatcaggcCGGAGCCTCAACTTTCTTCTAGCCAAATGACGTATAGTAATGGGGATTTTTCATAAGAACTAAATAGCTCGATAGCCAAggacatatgaacacataagataatgctaagcaaaatgaactccaagttatggaaataaatggtttattattgttgtctttcttccccacggCTTTGCTCATgatgtcactgcaactgatttgggtaccttgggtattgtatgtatgtttatcagaactagggaatggaaggggagcatcaaaatggaaagacaaagggtaaaaggtgaaccaatgcaacagcaatacttacaaaactatatgctgtaaaccaactgtacagctcaggggtgggggagagttggggatgagggaaggtgggagaaaaatgagggaggaggtatcaagttggttaataaacgtactcactgccttatgtatgaaacgtCCCCCATTGTGCATCAATTTGGCATTAagtaaaaaagaactaaataacAGGCACTAGTCATCTGGTTTGGTATAAACACTCCAAAATATTGGTCCTTCCTCCTTTGAGATCTCAAAGACGGATCCCAAGTAAAACTCTATTGTAGTTCTAATCTGGATTGAACCATGTTAATATCTGTAAGTGAAATATTCAATTACCTCAACCATTGTTTCTAATTTCAGGAAATCACTTACTGGCTGGTGTATTGTGAGTGCATTATATAGTCCTATTATAAGGGAATTGTTTTCTTTAACCATATCCTTTCTATAAGTATTGCAAATGTAATacacttctgaaaaaaaaaaacctaaactgGAAATAGGTATCATTGTTGAGTGTTTTGTGGACTGGGATGTTATTCCTAATTTGAAGTCATTGGAGTGGAGTGTTATTCTCTAGATTGGAGAGTAGCCTGCAGGGGATATTTGTACACGCTGATGTTTGAGGGAATATGTTATTTACCACCTGTAACTTGCCGATCTTGTTTTTGTTGAGAGTCAAGCTGTAGCCTTTACCTCCATTAGGTAGTGTAGTTTGGTTAATGGATGGGTAACAGGAAAGAGTGTAAGGGGAAGCCAATGTTAATGCGAACTCCCGCCGCTTTTATTATAGTGGCACTCGCAATAGTTAAGGTTGAGCAGCTGTTTCCATTATGAACTCCTATTTCAGGGGTTTATAACTGAGCTGTAAAAATTTGCTCTAGGCTAAAACTCCGCTTATCGGGTCTTAGCCTGGGAGAATTTTTCccctttatatatattttttttctttttctttcctttttaaaaagaagaaatcaatttaGCCATCTAAGATAATCTAAAAACACAGAAATTAGGAGAAAAAGGTCTGATTTTAATCATGCCAATTGCAGGTGTTGGGATTCAAGATTATTACATTTCTGACAAGGCTTAAAGTTGTTCCTTTCTGATGTTTTTGTCAAATACTGAATGGAGATAGATTTAACACTTTAGAGAGTGCCAGTTTCTTAGGCCATACAAACCATTATGTGTTAAAATGCCAAAattgaatgtattttttaaaacaatgttaacTTATTAATTGGAACAAGCTATAGAAAtgaaggttggtttttttttttttctggaacttgTGAAATCATTTGGCATATTAGCAGGACAATAACTTGGAATGTTgttggttatgaggcttgaactcagggcctgggtgctatccctgagttctttttgctcaaggctaatgctttaccactttgagctgcagcactacttccagttttctggtggttaattggagataagactctcctggaccttccagcctggactggctttgaactctgatgctcagatctcagcccactgagtatCTAGATTATAGGCTTGAAACACTTGTGCCCTACTTGAcattttttgtaggtcatggggcttgaccacAGGGCCTGGGCGTGGTCTGTGAActctttgcttaaagctagcactctaccactttgagatatAGCTCCACTactagtttttgagtagtttattggagatgtctcatggggactttcgtgcctgggctggctttgaagcatgattctcaaatctcagtcccatgagtagcttggattacaggtttgagccactggtgcccagctagatgACATTTTTGTTCATATTATTTAGAAACTTTTGATAAATAGAACATTTTACCTAGCTAGCCatggaagacattttttttttattaattggacataaatttttttacaaggtgttgtgcaaagagggtgcagttacatagtagggcagtgtgtacatttcttatgatatcttacgacctgtttttctatcccttgtctaggtcaggttgacatatatgcaatatacaatgtatcaagaacatatacagtattcacagacttggtctctactgtctctccgtctccctttcttaacagtcatatatcagggagatcatgcccctttgttttctgtgttctaggcttgtctcactcaacattatttgttcgagttctgtccatttccctgcgaataacagtatttcaccattcctaatcgctatgtagtattccattgtgtataagtaccatattttttggatccattcgtctgtggaggggcatctgggttgtttccatattttagctattgtgaattgtgccgcgataaacatggaagtacaaatgcctttttgatatcttggattttgctgtttaggatagatgcctaggagtggtatggctgggtcatagggtaggtctatattgagctttttgagaaacctccatactgttctccaaagtggttgtactaatttgcactcccaccaacaatggagaagggttcctctttccccacagcccctccagcattgttgtttcctgagttcagagtataggccattctaactggggtgaggtggtatctcagtgttgtttttatttgcattcatgGAAGACATTTTATAAACCTAGTTATAAGCAAGAGTCCAAATGCTCTGATGGGAAATATGACAGAATTTATGTATTGTCATTtgtcggggatggctgtgcctttaagacggacagctggctttagcctgtcccaTCTCTTTCCAGCTTCATCTGGAAAGAGaaaccccgcccctggggggcaagCACGTGCAGTGCCATCATGGCACCGGAGACTCAgaaacccggtccttgggggggattgtggtctccgcccatagaggaagttccgtgacatcacctgagggataGCCCattcagccaatcgttaatattcaattagtccctccccttcctgcggGCCATTACCGTTATAAACCCCTCCCTCATTAAActtctttgagactggtggaacatccaaaccCGCTCCCCGAAATCTCTGTCCTGCGTCTACTCCAGACACGGTAgggggcatgggggtggggggggaggtttgGGCATCTTTCCTCAGCTTAGCATAGCCCATAAAGACACGCCTTGCTCCTTCTGCCGGCGGGAGGAGAAGAGCCGAGTTTCTTTTACAATTTGGGATCATCCATCTCCCtgggtgaagggggggggggatggggtctTGAACCCCACAGTCATTATGTGTTTACTTTTGATATCGTTTTGCTATATATGTAATATCATAATGGAGAATACAGAGGCAGGTGATCCCACATTTCAAGGGAGCAGAATGTGAAAAGCTAGGTCTGCCTGTGAGGCCAGAGGCTACCCCACTTCCCCAAAGACAGCGAAGCTCTGGAGGAAAAGTCCCAGGAATCACAAGAAGGGACTTTGTAGTCCTCTTGAACACATGGACCAAGAGCAGATGCCTTTTattttacaaagggatttcactTGTAATGGTTTTGAAATGTCATATTGACACGTGTCAGCCTGGCACCTGCTTAGCTACCTCTTGAGAGTTCTACGGCCACTCAGTTTTATAGGATGGATCTCCAAACTGCAGCGACATCCGAAGGGGCTCAACATTATATGCAAATTTCCAAACCCATAAACAATTTTTTACTATTAATTAACACAAAGCgccattcaaaaataaaaaggaccagAGGGTTACTTTAGTCAAGCTTCTACAGTGACAATGTTGCTCCAAAACGGGTTAATTTTCTCAGATATGTGTACACTTCCCCAGTCATCTAGCTCTTTGGTACTTTAAAGTGGGAACACTCAGAAGACATGCCACAGGAGGGAACCCCACATTACTAGGGGAAACCTCATAGCTAAATTCAAAATGTGAGCTTTCTGGAAAGTTGTGTTAGATGAAATCACAAAAGAACAGTAGGAAGGGCAGAATTTTGAGGAGGAAGTTAAACCATGAATTCCAGCAAGTTTGTTTTCTGCTCACCAAAGAGCATGAACAGTGGGCAATGAGCTTTCATGTCATGTGACTGACTACATCTCCTGTCCCAGCTGAGCCTGCAAAGGCAGCTCAGTGGGAGCCCTATGGCTATGCTTCTTGCTTACCTGGTCAACACTGTTCTGCTCTATGATAAACATGCTGAAGAGTCAATCTatctaagtttttgttttctcattgcaCCTGTAGAGAAATTAACTTTGCCATAAAGATGCTTGTTGCTAAATCTTAACAGGATCACTGTATGTCCttatttgagccacacagcagaACAAGAGAAAGGGACAGAAGGAACAGCTTTACAGAGGGGCAAAACAACACTCTTCCCCTATGGACGCTGTGTAGGGCAGAAAAAAGAACGAGGGCACAAAGCACATAAGTGAAATTCTGTTTCATAGGACAGAAGTCCCTCCCATCAATGCACAACTTTTTTGGCACAGTCGGGGCAATACACCTGCTCGTTGTGGAGAACAAAGTGCTTGTTGGCCAGATTTGTGGAACACTGTTTGCAGGAGAAGCAGTAGTCATGCCAAGATTGTTCTTCATAGGCCACCACGCTAGTGCCTTTACCAAAGCCAGTGATGGGGTTCTTGCATCCAGCACACTTCTTGGCCACAAAGTTCTTGTAGCAATCCACACAGTAATATTTGTCCTCCACAGCAGTGAAATGCTGCTCAGCCAGCTTCTTAGAGCAGGAGGCACACACAAAGCAAGTGGCATGCCAGGGCTTATCCTGGTACATGATTCCACCGGAGGTGATCGGCTTCTGGCACTTCACACAGTGCTTGGAAAACTTGGCCTGATGGCACTTCAGGCAGTAGATGTCCTCCCCTTTGGGGAAGAAGCTTTCTGTGCCGATGACTTCCTTGCAGCTGCTGCAGATGAAGCAATCTTTGTGCCAGAGGAAGCCCTTGTACTCCACGTTCTGGTCTCCTGACACAAAGGCCTTGCCGCATCCTTTGCACATTGGAATTTCATCACCACCACTAGTGGCACACTTGTTGCACATGATCTTGTTGTCCTTGACCACAAAGGTCTCGCTGGCCAAGGGGAGAGAGCACATAGCACAGCGGAAGCAGGTGTCATGCCAGAAGTGGTTCTTGTAGTGCACTTCCTTGGAGTCGGCGCCGATGGGCATGCGGCACTCGGCGCAGGTGTTGGCATAGAACTTGCTGAAACACTTCAGGCAGTAGTGCTGGTCATCTTTCTCCACATACTTCTTCCCCTGCAAGCTTTCCTTGCAGTGGCTGCAGCTTAACTTATCAGACATGGTGCCCAACTTGTGCCTGGAGGGCCCTCACCCTGAATGTGTGAACAGAAGGTCTTCGGCAAAGGCCGGGCGCAGTTGAGAATGGCTTCCCTTAGCCTGGCAGCCACCACCTGCAGTGTCTGAGCTTGAGCTTGTCTCTGAGGAGGGCTGTGGCCAGAGGGAAGCTGTGGCAGGCGCTTCCCTGAGGATCCGCTAGCAAGTGGAGGCTGGTGCGTCTACCTCTTGAAGGCTGGGATGGTGGGTCTGTACCATCATACCTGGCTACCTGTAAGTTCTATTATTATGCAGGAATGGTGAAACTCACAGCTCAGGAGATGACTTGGTTAGAAAGGTTGTTTGCTGTTCATAGACTTGAAGGGAAGGAGGCAAGTCACACCATTTGGTGGTTATGTGGGGGGACCACCAGAGCCAGTTTGGAGACAGAGTGGAACTGGGAGCAAGGGCAGATTCTGGTTTCCATGGTAAGAAGCTGATGACACAATGCACAGGCTTAGTGTCAGCTAGTCTGGATCATTTCAGCAGATTCTAAGGAAACAGTGACACGCCACAGACAGCAAAGCCCAGATATCAAAGCTACAGaacaaggaaaacaaatacatagTTAATATAAAGTACTGGGATTTAACTCCTGGATTAGACCACTTGGGATGGACCATACTCAGTCCCTGGCCAGAGTTAACATTCAAGTCTCAGTTCTGCCTTGCTGTAAAGAGGAAGTCTCGATTTTCCCCCTTGTTAGGAACCTAGACTTCTCATACTAGGTAAGTTGGAAAGTATCTCTGtgtttcagtttcttctttttccttggtgaaattaaaatattcaatgcTACCGTGTTGTGGTTGGGATTAAGTGAAACAATCTATGCTAAGCCATCAACACAGGGAGGCACATAGTAGATAATGAATAAATGGGAGTGATTCTATAAACACAGTTTTGTGAGCCCAAATCTCCACTGCCAAAGTCCATGGGCTTGGGATACTGTGGTTTTGAAACAATAGTTGTAAATCTAGAAGTAGAAAGAGAAAGCACATCCTGTAGGAATCactcactggcttttttttttttttttgccagtcctgggccttggactcagggcctgagcactgtccctggcttctctttgctcaaggctagcactctgccacttgagccacagcaccacttctggcccttttctatatatgtggtgctggggaattgaacccagggcttcaagtatacgaggcaagcgctcttgccactaggccatatccccagcctcactcACTGGCTTTTAATTTAGCTTGGTTGTTACCTTTCAGGACAACTGCATAGGAGTGACAGAGCTCCAGTGACTCTCAAAGGTGGACAGTGAGATGGCTGGATGCCTTGGGAGACAGCTGGACAGTCATCTTGCTAAAGTCCTTCCAACCTCTTTGTATTCTATTGACCTAGTTCCATGTTGATTCCAGAAGTCATTGTTGGCACCAAGCGTCTTTTAAATATTGTTAATATGgccattcctttttattttttgccagtcttggggcttgagctcagggtctgggtgctgtccctgagcctcgttgtgctcaaggctagcgctctatctctttagccacagtgccatttctggctttggtgagtagtttattggaaataagagcctcacatgggcttttctgcccaggctggctttatatAGTCACTCTTACACAGCATAATAAACTCAAGATCTGTATAGGCTAGACAACGagtctaaaaataattttgaaaatttgtaTAAATATTGCTTTAGTAGCAAGCACTTCCAAAATAGGCAAATTCACCcaccacttttctttctcttcaaatgCAAAGCAAACTTCAGTATCTTCAGGACAGTAATGGAAAAGCTAATCAGGAACAGAGGTATGTCTACTCCTATGCACCTTTTCTTCAATCCTCATGAATATTGTTCAATGCACTTTCCCTATACAAAACAATGTTGTTGATGCAAAAACATGTCTTTCATGCAATATAAAGTGGATGTGgtggtgatttctgtgcttttattttttaatcatctctAGAGCTATATGATCCaactatttgaaaaaaacaacaaaactttctATTTGGCTGCTGTAGAGATGTGAGTATTTGAAACCAATAGGAGAAATGAGTGCTGTTTTCTTCTGGATGAAGGAAACAAAACTTCAGTAGTTTAACACAATCACCTGAGCAGTCAACATGGGCAGATGTCTGGGAGGCTGATGTGGTAAACATCCTTACTTTGGCTGACTTTTGTCAGAGTCCCGGGTCTTTGAATTGCTGCTTCTGGATGGAGCTGGGACACAGCTGATGCGTGGTGGTGGTCCCAGCTGATGAGGCCTCCACAATGGGCACCATAATTCCACGGTCTTCTTTTTATGATCCTTCATCTACTGATCTCCAAGTGAAAAGGAGTGGCTTGAAGGGGAACATGTCAAGGACTCACAGGATGGAAATGGAAGCTCAAaggtgagaaagaaagaggagccaGAAGTAAGGCTGTAGAATGAGTCATCTTGGAGGAGATCCCATTTCCCTCCAAACCAATGAAGTTCCACATTTTCCTTAGCAAAACTCAAGTCAACAAAACGAAAACAGAGAGGGAACATGTTGACATTAGCAGGAGAAAGGGAGTAGTTTCAGTTCTCTGAGAAGTCCCCTGTGGTGGGGTCAGGACCAATATCTCCATAACAAAAGGCAGAGCAATAAGAGAAAAGCAGGGCCGGTTCATCAATGTATTGCATAATACAACAGCCATGTAAATAAAGACCCACAGACTTAGgaaaactttatgctttaatgcTTAGATTCAGTGATGAATGAGCAGCTTGCAGACATGTGATTAGACAAAAATGAATGACTTAATGGtatagatgaggaaatgaagACAGTATATCACACAGACAGACAAGAAGATTTGAACAGATGAACAATGCTGCGGTTCCTCATTCCATCCCATAGGATGGGCAGCCTTCTTTTGTCTTCCTGCTCAGGGCTATTTGGATGTTTATAATATCATTCACAGTCCATATGAAACTACCAATACAGGCAGACAGCCATGGACAACCAATGAGAAGAAATCCAGAAGCATGTGTCTGTTccatcatgtaccaaatgatttctaGGGCCTTCTATGGCCCGAggacattttgttttctattattaaGTGAGTTATGACGAATAGTGATCAAGCTGATATTATATGATATTGGATtagagttaatttttaaaaacattctaaGAAAAAATGGGAAGCTTATGAAAGGCATCTTTTTCTGTATGTCTTTAACAGAAGCATAGGTCTGAAAGAAATTCTGGATAAATTGTGATTATAGGAAAAAGGAAGTCATAAATGTCAAAATTTGTGGGAACTCAACCTTTACAAGGCACTTACTTCACTTTCTATGTGAGTGTACTCTAAAATTAACATTCCATTGCATTAGGTCAAGAGAATAATGGATTAATACCTTTTAGGACCtgattttttaaagacatttgatTAAATTGTATTATAAAAATACTTTACATGAGTGCTTAATGAAAAAAGTAGATCCTATGTACtctggctttagtgtgatta
This window encodes:
- the LOC125353669 gene encoding four and a half LIM domains protein 1-like, which gives rise to MSDKLSCSHCKESLQGKKYVEKDDQHYCLKCFSKFYANTCAECRMPIGADSKEVHYKNHFWHDTCFRCAMCSLPLASETFVVKDNKIMCNKCATSGGDEIPMCKGCGKAFVSGDQNVEYKGFLWHKDCFICSSCKEVIGTESFFPKGEDIYCLKCHQAKFSKHCVKCQKPITSGGIMYQDKPWHATCFVCASCSKKLAEQHFTAVEDKYYCVDCYKNFVAKKCAGCKNPITGFGKGTSVVAYEEQSWHDYCFSCKQCSTNLANKHFVLHNEQVYCPDCAKKVVH